The Pseudomonas berkeleyensis genome includes a region encoding these proteins:
- the glpE gene encoding thiosulfate sulfurtransferase GlpE, with protein sequence MSEFKRISPQQAQELRSKGAVVVDIRDPQSFANGHISGSRHLDNHSLHDFITQADLDAPLIVSCYHGNSSQGAAAYLVGQGFSEVYSLDGGFELWHATYPSETAQSSEE encoded by the coding sequence ATGAGCGAATTCAAACGTATTTCCCCGCAGCAGGCCCAGGAGCTGCGCAGCAAAGGCGCCGTCGTGGTCGATATTCGCGACCCACAGAGCTTCGCCAATGGCCATATCAGCGGCTCGCGCCACCTGGATAACCACTCACTGCATGACTTCATCACCCAGGCCGACCTCGACGCGCCGCTGATCGTGTCCTGCTACCACGGCAATTCCAGCCAGGGCGCCGCGGCCTATCTGGTCGGACAGGGTTTTTCCGAGGTGTATAGCCTCGACGGCGGTTTCGAGCTGTGGCACGCCACTTACCCGAGCGAAACCGCGCAGAGCAGCGAAGAATAA
- the pdxA gene encoding 4-hydroxythreonine-4-phosphate dehydrogenase PdxA, whose protein sequence is MSAHRLFALTPGEPAGIGPDLCLLLAREKQPEALVAIASRQLLAERAIQLGLDIELLSAEPGQWPDSPAAAGSLYVWDTPLAAQAEPGKLALANAGYVLETLTRAGQGCLNGTFAGMITAPVHKGVINEAGIAFSGHTEFLADLTHTEQVVMMLATRGLRVALVTTHLPLKDVAAAITAERLERVTRILYADLQSKFGIAKPRILVCGLNPHAGEGGHLGREEIEIIEPTLEHLRTEGMNLIGPLPADTLFTPKYLEHADAVLAMYHDQGLPVLKFKGFGAALNVTLGLPIIRTSVDHGTALDLAGTGRIDIGSLQVALETAYQMAASRTN, encoded by the coding sequence ATGAGCGCACACCGACTCTTTGCCCTGACCCCTGGTGAACCCGCAGGAATCGGCCCTGACCTTTGCCTTCTGCTCGCCCGGGAGAAACAGCCCGAGGCGCTGGTGGCCATTGCTAGCCGCCAACTGCTGGCCGAGCGCGCAATACAGCTTGGGCTGGATATCGAACTGCTTAGTGCCGAACCAGGGCAGTGGCCGGACAGCCCCGCAGCTGCCGGCAGCCTGTATGTCTGGGATACGCCACTGGCAGCACAAGCCGAGCCCGGCAAACTGGCGCTCGCCAACGCAGGGTATGTGCTTGAAACCCTGACCCGCGCCGGCCAGGGCTGCCTGAACGGTACATTCGCCGGGATGATCACGGCGCCCGTGCACAAGGGCGTAATCAACGAGGCCGGCATCGCCTTCTCCGGGCATACGGAGTTTCTCGCCGACCTGACCCATACCGAGCAAGTAGTGATGATGCTGGCCACCCGCGGCCTTCGTGTCGCCCTGGTCACCACCCATCTACCCCTGAAAGATGTCGCCGCTGCCATCACCGCCGAACGCCTGGAACGCGTCACACGTATCCTGTATGCCGATCTGCAAAGCAAATTTGGCATCGCCAAGCCACGGATCCTGGTCTGCGGACTCAATCCACATGCAGGCGAAGGCGGCCACCTTGGCCGCGAGGAAATCGAGATCATCGAACCGACGCTGGAGCATCTGCGTACGGAAGGCATGAACCTGATCGGCCCGCTGCCAGCCGACACCCTGTTCACCCCCAAGTACCTCGAACATGCCGATGCTGTCCTGGCCATGTACCACGACCAGGGCCTGCCGGTGCTCAAGTTCAAGGGTTTTGGCGCCGCGCTGAACGTTACTTTGGGCCTGCCGATCATTCGCACATCGGTGGATCACGGCACCGCGCTGGATCTGGCCGGTACCGGCCGGATAGATATCGGCAGCCTGCAAGTGGCACTGGAAACCGCCTACCAGATGGCCGCCAGCCGTACGAATTGA
- a CDS encoding YeaH/YhbH family protein, whose amino-acid sequence MSYVIDRRLNGKNKSTVNRQRFLRRYREHIKKAVEEAVSRRSITDMEHGEQISIPGRDIDEPVLHHGRGGKQTIVHPGNKEFTTGERIPRPQGGGGGRGSGKASNSGEGMDEFVFQITQEEFLDFMFEDLELPNLVKRHLTGAETFKTVRAGISNEGNPSRINIIRTLRSAHARRIALSGSSRAKLREAKAELERLRREEPDNFGDIQAIQEEIERLSARIHRVPFLDTFDLKYNLLTKQPNPSSKAVMFCLMDVSGSMTQATKDVAKRFFILLYLFLKRNYDKIDVVFIRHHTSAKEVDEEEFFYSRETGGTIVSSALKLMQEVMAERYPINEWNIYAAQASDGDNWNDDSPVCRDILINQIMPFVQYFTYVEITPREHQALWFEYEQVAEAFADSFAQQQLVSAADIYPVFRELFQRRLVS is encoded by the coding sequence ATGAGCTACGTGATCGACCGACGCCTAAATGGCAAAAACAAGAGCACGGTGAACCGCCAGCGCTTTTTGCGGCGTTACCGTGAGCACATCAAGAAGGCGGTGGAGGAGGCCGTCAGCCGGCGCTCCATCACCGACATGGAGCACGGCGAGCAGATCAGCATTCCCGGCCGCGATATCGACGAGCCGGTGCTGCATCACGGCCGCGGCGGCAAGCAGACCATCGTCCACCCCGGCAACAAGGAGTTCACCACCGGCGAACGCATTCCGCGCCCCCAGGGAGGTGGTGGTGGGCGTGGCAGCGGCAAGGCGAGCAACTCCGGCGAAGGCATGGACGAGTTCGTCTTCCAGATCACCCAGGAGGAGTTTCTCGACTTCATGTTCGAGGATCTGGAGCTGCCTAACCTGGTCAAGCGCCACCTGACTGGCGCAGAAACCTTCAAGACCGTACGTGCCGGCATCAGTAACGAGGGCAACCCCTCGCGCATCAACATCATCCGCACCCTGCGCTCGGCCCATGCGCGGCGCATCGCCCTGTCCGGCTCCAGCCGCGCCAAATTGCGCGAAGCCAAGGCCGAGCTGGAGCGGCTACGACGGGAAGAACCAGACAACTTCGGCGATATCCAGGCGATTCAGGAAGAAATCGAACGACTCAGTGCACGCATCCATCGCGTGCCGTTTCTCGATACCTTTGACCTCAAGTACAACCTGCTGACCAAACAGCCCAACCCCAGCTCCAAGGCGGTGATGTTCTGCCTGATGGACGTGTCCGGCTCCATGACCCAAGCCACCAAGGACGTGGCCAAGCGCTTCTTCATCCTTCTGTACCTGTTCCTCAAGCGCAATTACGACAAGATCGACGTGGTGTTCATCCGCCACCACACCAGTGCCAAGGAAGTGGATGAGGAGGAGTTCTTCTACTCCCGCGAGACCGGCGGCACCATCGTATCCAGCGCGCTGAAGCTGATGCAGGAGGTAATGGCCGAGCGCTACCCGATCAACGAGTGGAACATCTACGCAGCCCAGGCATCGGACGGCGACAACTGGAACGACGACTCCCCGGTATGCCGGGATATCTTGATCAACCAGATCATGCCGTTCGTGCAGTACTTCACCTACGTCGAGATCACTCCACGCGAGCACCAGGCGTTGTGGTTCGAATACGAGCAGGTGGCCGAGGCCTTCGCCGACAGCTTCGCCCAGCAACAACTGGTGTCTGCGGCGGACATCTATCCGGTGTTCCGTGAACTGTTCCAGCGTCGCCTGGTGAGCTGA
- the apaG gene encoding Co2+/Mg2+ efflux protein ApaG has protein sequence MSDPRYQIDVSVTTRYLAAQSQPEQNRYAFSYTVTVVNNGELPAQLLSRHWIITDGDGRVQEVRGAGVIGQQPHIEPGASHTYSSGTVMATQVGIMQGSYQMLAEDGKRFDATIAPFRLAVPGALH, from the coding sequence ATGTCCGACCCTCGCTATCAGATCGACGTCAGCGTCACCACTCGCTACCTGGCCGCCCAGTCGCAGCCGGAGCAGAATCGCTATGCGTTCTCCTATACCGTGACCGTCGTCAATAACGGCGAGCTCCCAGCCCAGCTACTGTCGCGCCACTGGATCATCACCGACGGCGATGGCCGCGTGCAGGAGGTTCGTGGCGCCGGGGTGATCGGCCAGCAGCCACATATCGAGCCAGGCGCCAGCCATACCTACAGCAGCGGCACGGTCATGGCCACTCAGGTCGGCATCATGCAGGGCAGTTACCAGATGCTCGCTGAAGACGGCAAACGCTTCGACGCGACCATCGCGCCGTTCCGTCTGGCCGTCCCCGGGGCCCTTCACTGA
- a CDS encoding peptidylprolyl isomerase has protein sequence MKTKLSDCLRPLLLGAALLAVTAQAQVRPLDRVVAIVDNDVVMQSQLDARLHEVQQTIGKRGGSLPPEHVLSQQVLERLIIENIQLQIGDRSGIRITDEELSQAMGTIAQRNGMSLEQFREALARDGLSYADAREQVRREMIISRVRQRRVAERIQVTDQEVQNFLASDLGKMQLSEEFRLANILIPVSEAASSSEIQAAERQAQELYQQLQQGADFAQLAISRSASETALEGGEMGWRKAGQLPPPFDNMINMLNPGEVTEPVRTPGGFIILKLIEKRGGDTQVRDEVHVRHILIKPSEIRSEEETRRLVERLYQRIVAGEDFAELAKSFSEDPGSALNGGDLNWIDPNALVPEFREVMNNTPSGELSKPFKSPYGWHVLQVMGRRATDSSVQFREQQAANLLRNRKYDEELQAWLRQIRDEAYVETKL, from the coding sequence GTGAAGACCAAGCTTTCTGATTGCCTGCGCCCCCTGCTGTTGGGCGCAGCACTGCTGGCGGTGACGGCTCAGGCCCAAGTCCGCCCTCTGGATCGCGTCGTGGCCATCGTCGACAACGACGTGGTCATGCAGAGCCAGCTCGACGCTCGCCTGCACGAAGTGCAACAGACCATCGGCAAACGCGGTGGCTCCTTGCCACCCGAGCATGTGCTCAGCCAGCAGGTACTCGAACGCCTGATCATCGAGAACATCCAGCTGCAGATCGGTGATCGCTCCGGCATCCGCATCACTGACGAGGAACTCAGCCAGGCCATGGGCACCATCGCTCAGCGCAATGGCATGTCCCTCGAGCAATTCCGCGAAGCCCTGGCACGCGACGGCCTGTCCTACGCCGATGCTCGCGAGCAAGTACGCCGCGAGATGATCATCAGCCGCGTCCGTCAACGCCGCGTAGCCGAGCGTATCCAGGTTACCGATCAGGAAGTGCAGAACTTCCTGGCCTCCGACCTGGGCAAGATGCAGCTGTCGGAAGAGTTCCGCCTGGCCAACATCCTCATCCCGGTGTCGGAAGCTGCCTCCTCCAGCGAAATCCAGGCCGCAGAGCGCCAAGCGCAAGAGCTGTATCAGCAACTGCAGCAAGGCGCGGATTTCGCCCAGCTGGCGATCTCCCGCTCCGCCAGCGAAACCGCACTGGAAGGTGGCGAAATGGGCTGGCGTAAAGCCGGTCAGCTACCGCCTCCGTTCGACAACATGATCAACATGTTGAATCCAGGTGAGGTCACCGAGCCGGTGCGCACGCCGGGCGGTTTCATCATCCTCAAGCTGATCGAGAAGCGCGGCGGTGACACCCAGGTGCGTGACGAAGTACATGTTCGCCATATCCTGATCAAACCCAGCGAAATTCGCAGCGAAGAAGAAACCCGTCGCCTGGTCGAGCGCCTATATCAGCGCATCGTTGCCGGCGAGGACTTCGCCGAATTGGCGAAGAGTTTCTCCGAAGATCCAGGCTCGGCGCTCAACGGCGGCGATCTGAACTGGATCGACCCGAATGCGCTGGTTCCCGAGTTCCGCGAAGTGATGAACAACACGCCGAGCGGCGAGCTGTCCAAGCCCTTCAAGAGCCCTTACGGCTGGCACGTGCTGCAGGTCATGGGCCGCCGCGCCACCGACAGCAGCGTCCAGTTCCGCGAGCAACAGGCCGCCAACCTGCTGCGCAATCGCAAATACGACGAGGAACTGCAGGCCTGGTTGCGGCAGATCCGCGACGAAGCCTACGTCGAGACCAAGTTGTAA
- the rsmA gene encoding 16S rRNA (adenine(1518)-N(6)/adenine(1519)-N(6))-dimethyltransferase RsmA, whose translation MSDYQHRARKRFGQNFLHDAGVIDRILRAIRAKEGERLLEIGPGQGALTEGLLGSGAQLDVIELDLDLIPILQHKFGNNPHFQLNQGDALKFDFTRLNAAPRSLRIVGNLPYNISTPLIFHLLDNAPLIRDMHFMLQKEVVERMAAGPGGGDWGRLSIMVQYHCRVEHLFNVGPGAFNPAPKVDSAIVRLVPHETLPHPAQDHRLLERVVREAFNQRRKTLRNTLKLLLPAEAIEAAGVDGSLRPEQLDLAAFVRLADQLALQPSAARD comes from the coding sequence ATGTCCGACTACCAACACCGTGCGCGCAAGCGCTTCGGCCAGAACTTCCTGCACGATGCCGGAGTGATCGACCGCATCCTTCGCGCCATCCGCGCCAAGGAAGGCGAGCGCCTGCTGGAGATCGGCCCGGGGCAAGGCGCCCTGACCGAGGGATTGCTCGGCAGCGGCGCACAGCTCGACGTGATCGAGCTGGATCTCGATCTCATCCCCATCCTGCAGCACAAGTTCGGCAATAACCCGCACTTTCAGCTGAATCAGGGTGATGCACTGAAGTTCGACTTCACTCGTCTCAACGCGGCGCCGCGCAGCCTGCGTATAGTCGGCAACCTGCCTTACAACATTTCCACCCCGCTGATTTTCCACCTGCTGGACAACGCGCCGCTGATTCGCGACATGCACTTCATGCTGCAGAAGGAAGTGGTCGAGCGTATGGCAGCAGGCCCTGGCGGTGGCGACTGGGGACGACTGTCGATCATGGTGCAGTACCACTGCCGCGTGGAACACCTGTTCAATGTCGGCCCCGGTGCCTTCAATCCAGCACCCAAGGTGGATTCGGCGATCGTGCGTCTGGTTCCTCATGAAACCCTGCCGCACCCGGCCCAGGATCACCGCCTACTCGAGCGCGTCGTGCGCGAAGCGTTCAACCAGCGCCGCAAGACCCTGCGCAACACCCTGAAACTGCTGTTGCCAGCCGAAGCCATCGAGGCGGCTGGCGTTGATGGCAGCCTGCGTCCTGAACAGCTGGATCTGGCCGCGTTCGTCCGTCTGGCCGACCAACTGGCTCTGCAGCCCTCGGCTGCGCGGGACTAA
- a CDS encoding symmetrical bis(5'-nucleosyl)-tetraphosphatase → MAVYAVGDLQGCLKPLKCLLEQVSFDPAQDQLWLVGDLVNRGPQSLETLRFLYSIRHAVTCVLGNHDLHLLAVAHNIERLKKGDTLREILDAPDRADLLDWLRMQKLVHHDAERKVTLVHAGIPPQWTLSKALRRAAEVEEALRDDARLPLFLDGMYGNEPAKWNKELHGVTRLRVITNYFTRMRFCKADGTLDLKSKEGVGSAPPGFAPWFSHPQRKMRGEKIIFGHWAALEGNCQEPGLYALDTGCVWGGAMTLLDVDSGEHRRCTCPKE, encoded by the coding sequence ATGGCGGTGTATGCAGTCGGCGACCTGCAAGGCTGTCTGAAGCCGCTCAAGTGCCTGCTTGAGCAGGTGTCTTTCGATCCGGCACAAGACCAACTATGGCTGGTAGGCGACCTGGTCAATCGTGGCCCGCAGTCGCTGGAAACCCTGCGCTTCCTCTATTCCATTCGCCACGCCGTGACCTGTGTGCTGGGCAACCATGATCTGCATCTGCTGGCCGTGGCCCACAACATCGAGCGCCTGAAAAAAGGCGACACCCTGCGCGAGATTCTCGATGCCCCCGATCGCGCCGACCTGCTCGACTGGCTGCGCATGCAGAAACTGGTGCATCACGATGCCGAGCGCAAAGTCACCCTGGTGCATGCCGGCATTCCGCCACAATGGACACTGAGCAAGGCCCTGCGCCGCGCCGCCGAGGTGGAGGAAGCCCTGCGTGACGATGCGCGCCTACCGCTGTTTCTCGATGGCATGTACGGCAACGAACCGGCCAAATGGAACAAGGAGCTGCATGGCGTGACCCGCCTGCGCGTGATCACCAACTATTTCACCCGCATGCGCTTCTGCAAGGCCGATGGCACCCTGGATCTGAAAAGCAAGGAAGGCGTTGGCAGTGCCCCGCCCGGCTTCGCCCCCTGGTTCAGCCACCCGCAGCGCAAGATGCGCGGAGAGAAGATCATCTTCGGCCACTGGGCAGCGCTCGAAGGCAATTGCCAGGAGCCCGGCCTGTACGCACTCGACACCGGCTGCGTCTGGGGCGGTGCAATGACCCTGCTCGATGTCGACAGCGGTGAACATCGCCGCTGCACCTGTCCCAAGGAATAA
- a CDS encoding PrkA family serine protein kinase codes for MSIFSHFQQRFEATRQEEYSLQEYLELCKQDRSAYATAAERLLMAIGEPELLDTSSNSRLSRIFSNKVIRRYPAFADFHGMEECIDQIVSYFRHAAQGLEEKKQILYLLGPVGGGKSSLAEKLKQLMEKVPFYAIKGSPVFESPLGLFNATEDGAILEEDYGIPRRYLNSIMSPWATKRLQEFGGDISQFRVVKLYPSILNQIAVAKTEPGDENNQDISALVGKVDIRKLEEFPQNDADAYSYSGALCRANQGLMEFVEMFKAPIKVLHPLLTATQEGNYNSTEGLGAIPYSGILLAHSNESEWHSFRNNKNNEAFIDRIYIVKVPYCLRVTDEIKIYDKLLINSSLAKAHCAPDTLKMLAQFSTLSRLKEPENSNIYSKMRVYDGENLKDTDPKAKSIQEYRDSAGVDEGMNGLSTRFAFKILSKVFNFDPHEIAANPVHLLYVLEQQIEQEQFPAEVRERYLRYIKEYLAPRYIEFIGKEIQTAYLESYSEYGQNIFDRYVLYADFWIQDQEYRDPETGEILNRVALNEELEKIEKPAGISNPKDFRNEIVNFVLRARANNNGKNPTWLSYEKLRVVIEKKMFSNTEDLLPVISFNAKGSKEDQQKHNDFVKRMVERGYTEKQVRLLSEWYLRVRKSQ; via the coding sequence ATGAGCATTTTCAGTCACTTCCAACAACGTTTCGAGGCGACCCGCCAGGAGGAGTACTCGCTGCAGGAGTACCTTGAACTGTGCAAACAGGATCGCAGCGCCTATGCCACTGCGGCCGAACGCCTGCTGATGGCAATCGGCGAACCGGAGTTGCTCGACACCTCGAGCAACTCCCGCCTGTCACGAATCTTCTCCAACAAGGTGATCCGCCGTTATCCGGCCTTTGCCGACTTCCATGGCATGGAAGAGTGCATCGACCAGATCGTCTCCTACTTCCGCCACGCCGCTCAGGGCCTGGAAGAGAAGAAACAGATTCTCTATCTGCTCGGCCCGGTAGGCGGCGGTAAATCCTCGCTGGCCGAAAAGCTCAAGCAACTGATGGAGAAGGTGCCCTTCTACGCCATCAAGGGCTCGCCGGTATTCGAGTCGCCGCTGGGTCTGTTCAATGCCACCGAAGACGGTGCGATCCTCGAAGAGGACTATGGTATCCCGCGCCGTTACCTGAACTCGATCATGTCGCCCTGGGCCACCAAACGCCTGCAGGAGTTCGGTGGCGACATCAGCCAGTTCCGCGTGGTCAAGCTCTACCCGTCGATCCTCAACCAGATCGCCGTGGCCAAGACCGAGCCGGGCGACGAGAACAACCAGGACATTTCCGCCCTGGTCGGCAAGGTGGATATTCGCAAGCTGGAGGAATTCCCGCAGAACGATGCCGACGCCTACAGCTACTCGGGGGCACTGTGCCGGGCCAACCAGGGCCTGATGGAATTCGTCGAGATGTTCAAGGCGCCAATCAAGGTGCTGCACCCGCTGCTGACCGCCACCCAGGAAGGCAACTACAACAGCACCGAAGGCCTCGGCGCGATCCCCTACAGCGGCATCCTGCTGGCCCACTCCAACGAATCGGAATGGCACAGCTTCCGTAACAACAAGAACAACGAGGCCTTCATCGACCGCATCTACATCGTCAAGGTGCCCTACTGCCTGCGCGTGACCGACGAGATCAAGATCTACGACAAATTGCTGATCAACAGCTCGCTGGCCAAAGCCCATTGCGCGCCGGATACCCTGAAGATGCTCGCCCAGTTCTCCACCCTGTCGCGCCTGAAAGAGCCGGAGAACTCCAACATCTACTCGAAGATGCGCGTCTACGACGGCGAGAACCTCAAGGACACCGACCCAAAAGCCAAGTCGATCCAGGAATACCGTGACAGCGCTGGGGTCGACGAAGGCATGAACGGCCTGTCGACCCGTTTCGCCTTCAAGATTCTGTCCAAGGTCTTCAACTTCGACCCGCACGAGATCGCTGCCAACCCGGTGCATCTGCTCTACGTACTGGAGCAACAGATCGAGCAGGAACAATTCCCTGCCGAGGTGCGCGAGCGCTACCTGCGCTACATCAAGGAATACCTGGCACCGCGCTACATCGAATTCATCGGCAAGGAGATCCAGACCGCCTACCTCGAGTCTTACAGCGAATACGGGCAGAACATCTTCGACCGCTACGTACTGTACGCCGACTTCTGGATTCAGGATCAGGAGTATCGTGACCCGGAAACCGGCGAGATTCTCAACCGCGTGGCCCTCAACGAGGAGCTGGAGAAGATCGAGAAGCCGGCCGGCATCAGCAATCCGAAGGATTTCCGCAACGAGATCGTCAACTTCGTGCTGCGCGCACGCGCCAACAACAATGGCAAGAACCCGACCTGGCTCAGCTACGAGAAGCTGCGCGTGGTAATCGAGAAGAAAATGTTCTCCAACACCGAGGATCTGCTCCCGGTCATCAGCTTCAACGCCAAGGGCAGCAAGGAGGATCAGCAGAAGCACAACGACTTCGTCAAGCGCATGGTCGAGCGCGGCTACACCGAGAAGCAGGTGCGCCTGCTCTCGGAGTGGTACCTGCGGGTTCGCAAGTCTCAGTAA